In one Cellulomonas sp. JZ18 genomic region, the following are encoded:
- a CDS encoding NUDIX hydrolase, with protein MTSPLPQDPGTAPAPPAGEDGGGAVRGFGPEWRLGPDGLLFRRAARVILLDEHDRVLLVRGHDADQPDRSWWFTVGGGLDDGEDPRSAAVREVREETGIALHAEDLVGPVFTRSAIFDFFARHCRQDEDIFLARVRSTDVGALSRAGWTDVELDVIDELRWWDLDALAAVDIEVFPAGLAELVRSVLVWDGQVRHLGLARE; from the coding sequence GTGACGTCGCCGCTCCCGCAGGACCCCGGCACCGCCCCCGCCCCGCCCGCCGGCGAGGACGGGGGCGGTGCCGTCCGCGGCTTCGGGCCGGAGTGGCGGCTCGGGCCGGACGGTCTGCTGTTCCGGCGGGCCGCGCGCGTCATCCTGCTCGACGAGCACGACCGCGTCCTGCTGGTGCGCGGGCACGACGCCGACCAGCCGGACCGCTCCTGGTGGTTCACCGTGGGCGGCGGGCTGGACGACGGCGAGGACCCGCGGTCGGCCGCCGTGCGCGAGGTGCGCGAGGAGACCGGCATCGCGCTGCACGCCGAGGACCTCGTCGGTCCGGTGTTCACGCGCTCGGCGATCTTCGACTTCTTCGCACGGCACTGCCGCCAGGACGAGGACATCTTCCTCGCGCGCGTGCGCTCGACCGACGTGGGTGCGCTGTCGCGCGCGGGATGGACCGACGTGGAGCTCGACGTCATCGACGAGCTGCGCTGGTGGGACCTCGACGCGCTGGCCGCCGTCGACATCGAGGTCTTCCCGGCCGGTCTGGCGGAGCTCGTGCGGTCCGTGCTCGTGTGGGACGGGCAGGTGCGGCACCTCGGGCTCGCCCGGGAGTGA
- the yajC gene encoding preprotein translocase subunit YajC, producing MDYSFLVILLVAFAALWFMSSRTRKQQREMMDLRNTLQVGDEVMTGSGLFGTVTAVDGDVVTLESTPGSQTRWLKAAIARKVDPPVVEDAEEVVVEDDVTAADRRGDDVIEVPDDLSSLPPENPRRDDDDTDRK from the coding sequence ATGGACTACTCGTTCCTCGTCATCCTGCTCGTCGCCTTCGCGGCGCTGTGGTTCATGTCGAGCCGCACCCGCAAGCAGCAGCGCGAGATGATGGACCTGCGCAACACCCTCCAGGTGGGCGACGAGGTCATGACCGGCTCGGGCCTCTTCGGCACCGTCACGGCCGTCGACGGCGACGTGGTGACGCTGGAGTCCACGCCGGGCTCGCAGACCCGCTGGCTCAAGGCCGCGATCGCCCGCAAGGTCGACCCGCCGGTCGTCGAGGACGCCGAGGAGGTCGTCGTCGAGGACGACGTGACCGCTGCGGACCGCCGCGGCGACGACGTCATCGAGGTGCCGGACGACCTGTCGTCGCTGCCGCCGGAGAACCCGCGGCGCGACGACGACGACACCGACAGGAAGTGA
- the pdxS gene encoding pyridoxal 5'-phosphate synthase lyase subunit PdxS, which yields MTENTQHSTAAGEVGTARVKRGMAEMLKGGVIMDVVTAEQAKIAEDAGAVAVMALERVPADIRAQGGVARMSDPDLIDGIISAVSIPVMAKARIGHFVEAQVLQSLGVDYVDESEVLTPADYAHHIDKWAFTVPFVCGATNLGEALRRITEGAAMIRSKGEAGTGDVSNATTHMRTLRDEIRRLTSLPEDELYLAAKELQAPYELVKEVATTGKLPVVLFTAGGIATPADAAMMMQLGAEGVFVGSGIFKSGNPAERAAAIVKATTFYDDPDVIAKVSRGLGEAMVGINVDDVPVPHRLAERGW from the coding sequence GTGACCGAGAACACGCAGCACAGCACCGCCGCCGGCGAGGTGGGCACCGCGCGCGTCAAGCGCGGCATGGCGGAGATGCTCAAGGGCGGCGTCATCATGGACGTCGTCACCGCCGAGCAGGCCAAGATCGCGGAGGACGCCGGCGCCGTCGCCGTCATGGCGCTCGAGCGCGTCCCCGCCGACATCCGCGCGCAGGGCGGCGTCGCGCGCATGAGCGACCCGGACCTGATCGACGGCATCATCTCGGCCGTCTCGATCCCCGTGATGGCCAAGGCCCGCATCGGCCACTTCGTCGAGGCGCAGGTGCTGCAGAGCCTCGGGGTCGACTACGTCGACGAGTCCGAGGTGCTCACGCCGGCCGACTACGCGCACCACATCGACAAGTGGGCGTTCACGGTGCCCTTCGTCTGCGGTGCGACGAACCTCGGTGAGGCGCTGCGGCGCATCACCGAGGGCGCGGCCATGATCCGCTCCAAGGGCGAGGCCGGCACGGGCGACGTCTCCAACGCGACGACGCACATGCGCACGCTGCGCGACGAGATCCGCCGCCTGACGTCCCTGCCCGAGGACGAGCTGTACCTCGCGGCGAAGGAGCTGCAGGCGCCGTACGAGCTGGTCAAGGAGGTCGCGACCACGGGCAAGCTCCCCGTCGTGCTCTTCACCGCCGGCGGCATCGCGACCCCCGCGGACGCGGCGATGATGATGCAGCTCGGCGCCGAGGGCGTGTTCGTCGGCTCCGGCATCTTCAAGTCCGGCAACCCGGCGGAGCGCGCCGCGGCGATCGTCAAGGCGACGACGTTCTACGACGACCCCGACGTCATCGCGAAGGTCTCGCGCGGTCTCGGCGAGGCCATGGTCGGCATCAACGTCGACGACGTCCCCGTCCCGCACCGTCTGGCCGAGCGCGGCTGGTGA
- a CDS encoding phosphatidylinositol mannoside acyltransferase — MRVDVARAYQLAWRYGRRVPAPVVRALTAVAADVTWARRGGGVRRLEANLARVRPELDARALRRLSRAGMRSYLRYFGEAFTLPALTPAQVAARVRVTGREHVQPHLDEGRQVLLALAHMGNWDLAGAWATVHLAPVTTVAERLEPEALFQEFVAFRESIGLTIVPLTGGGDVFRRLTRVVRTGPGLLPLLADRDLTARGVEVDLFGRRARVAAGPAALSVSSGAPLVPTSITYERLHGARRRAAGSPWGIVITFGAVVPVPTDVPRADQVRAVTQAWVDRVAEAIHARPQDWHMLQRVFVEDLDPARDAAVRAGADAGGGA, encoded by the coding sequence GTGAGGGTCGACGTCGCACGGGCCTACCAGCTGGCGTGGCGGTACGGGCGACGCGTGCCCGCTCCCGTCGTCCGGGCGCTGACGGCGGTCGCGGCGGACGTGACGTGGGCGCGCCGGGGCGGCGGCGTGCGCCGCCTCGAGGCGAACCTCGCCCGCGTGCGGCCCGAGCTGGACGCCCGCGCGCTGCGCCGGCTGTCCCGCGCCGGCATGCGCTCGTACCTGCGCTACTTCGGCGAGGCCTTCACGCTGCCCGCGCTGACCCCGGCACAGGTGGCGGCGCGCGTGCGGGTCACGGGCCGTGAGCACGTCCAGCCGCACCTGGACGAGGGACGGCAGGTCCTGCTCGCGCTCGCGCACATGGGCAACTGGGACCTCGCGGGTGCGTGGGCGACCGTGCACCTCGCACCCGTCACCACGGTCGCCGAGCGGCTCGAGCCCGAGGCCCTGTTCCAGGAGTTCGTCGCGTTCCGCGAGAGCATCGGCCTGACGATCGTGCCGCTCACCGGGGGCGGCGACGTCTTCCGCCGGCTGACCCGTGTCGTGCGCACCGGTCCGGGCCTGCTGCCCCTGCTCGCGGACCGGGACCTGACGGCCCGCGGGGTCGAGGTGGACCTGTTCGGCCGGCGCGCACGCGTGGCCGCGGGTCCGGCCGCGCTGAGCGTGAGCAGCGGGGCGCCGCTCGTGCCCACCTCGATCACCTACGAGCGCCTGCACGGGGCCCGCCGGCGCGCGGCCGGCAGCCCGTGGGGGATCGTCATCACGTTCGGGGCCGTGGTCCCCGTGCCGACGGACGTCCCGCGGGCCGACCAGGTGCGCGCGGTCACGCAGGCGTGGGTCGACCGCGTCGCCGAGGCCATCCACGCCCGTCCGCAGGACTGGCACATGCTCCAGCGCGTCTTCGTCGAGGACCTGGACCCCGCCCGGGACGCCGCGGTGCGCGCCGGCGCGGACGCCGGGGGTGGCGCATGA
- the pdxT gene encoding pyridoxal 5'-phosphate synthase glutaminase subunit PdxT — translation MSPTIGVLALQGDVREHVAALEHEGARAVGVRRRSELDAVDALVVPGGESTTIDKLLRAFDLFQPVQQRLRDGMPAYGSCAGMILLADRILGGIEGQRTLGGVDITVRRNAFGRQVDSFETDLAIEGVEGSAEEPVHAVFIRAPWVEEVGPAATVVGRVEEGPAAGRIVAVRQGPVLVTSFHPEVTGDTRVHRLFVQIVRESR, via the coding sequence GTGAGTCCCACGATCGGTGTCCTGGCCCTGCAGGGCGACGTGCGCGAGCACGTCGCCGCCCTCGAGCACGAGGGTGCCCGCGCGGTCGGCGTCCGGCGCAGGAGCGAGCTCGACGCGGTCGACGCGCTCGTCGTCCCCGGCGGGGAGTCCACCACGATCGACAAGCTGCTGCGTGCGTTCGACCTGTTCCAGCCCGTGCAGCAGCGGCTGCGCGACGGCATGCCGGCCTACGGCTCGTGCGCGGGGATGATCCTGCTCGCCGACCGCATCCTCGGCGGCATCGAGGGGCAGCGCACGCTCGGCGGCGTCGACATCACGGTGCGGCGCAACGCGTTCGGCCGGCAGGTCGACTCGTTCGAGACCGACCTGGCGATCGAGGGCGTCGAGGGCTCGGCGGAGGAGCCCGTGCACGCCGTGTTCATCCGGGCGCCGTGGGTCGAGGAGGTCGGGCCGGCCGCGACGGTGGTCGGCCGCGTCGAGGAGGGTCCGGCCGCCGGTAGGATCGTCGCGGTGCGCCAGGGCCCTGTGCTCGTCACCTCGTTCCACCCGGAGGTGACCGGGGACACGCGGGTGCACCGCCTGTTCGTGCAGATCGTCCGCGAGAGCCGGTGA
- a CDS encoding adenine phosphoribosyltransferase translates to MTDDARAALVRRVDALLRTVPDFPEPGVQFRDIMPLLADAGAFADVVGALVADAPGPIDLVAGMEARGFLLAAPVATALGAGVVPVRKAGKLPGPVASATYDLEYGSATVEVQPFTIPSGARVLVVDDVLATGGTAAATVDLLERCGAQVAGLSFLVELEALGGRALLPGRRVDALLAI, encoded by the coding sequence CTGACCGACGACGCCCGGGCGGCCCTCGTCCGGCGGGTCGACGCGCTGCTGCGCACGGTGCCCGACTTCCCGGAGCCCGGCGTGCAGTTCCGCGACATCATGCCGCTGCTCGCCGACGCCGGGGCGTTCGCGGACGTGGTGGGGGCGCTCGTGGCCGACGCCCCGGGGCCGATCGACCTGGTCGCCGGCATGGAGGCCCGCGGGTTCCTGCTCGCGGCACCGGTCGCGACGGCCCTCGGGGCCGGCGTGGTGCCGGTGCGCAAGGCGGGCAAGCTGCCCGGGCCGGTCGCGTCCGCGACGTACGACCTGGAGTACGGCTCGGCGACCGTGGAGGTCCAGCCCTTCACGATCCCCTCCGGCGCCCGCGTCCTGGTCGTCGACGACGTGCTGGCGACGGGCGGCACGGCCGCCGCGACGGTCGACCTCCTCGAGCGGTGCGGTGCGCAGGTGGCGGGCCTCAGCTTCCTCGTCGAGCTCGAGGCGCTCGGCGGACGCGCGCTCCTGCCCGGCCGGCGCGTGGACGCCCTGCTCGCGATCTGA
- the pgsA gene encoding phosphatidylinositol phosphate synthase, translating into MLSRLRGAMTRLWTPLADALLRAGVSPDAVTVAGTLGVVVTALWAFPTGHLLLGALVITVFSLTDSLDGVMARRSGRSGPWGAFLDSTLDRFGDAAIFSGLVVWYAGGGDDRVTALLALVCLVLGSVVPYARARAEGLGMTASGGIAERADRLFAVLLAAVVVGLGAPTAVMTVVLALLAAASAVTVVQRVATVRRQVREAAR; encoded by the coding sequence GTGCTGAGCCGACTGCGCGGCGCCATGACGCGCCTGTGGACCCCGCTCGCCGACGCGCTCCTGCGCGCGGGCGTCTCGCCCGACGCGGTGACGGTGGCGGGCACGCTGGGGGTCGTCGTCACCGCCCTGTGGGCGTTCCCGACCGGGCACCTGCTGCTGGGCGCGCTCGTCATCACCGTCTTCTCGCTCACCGACTCCCTCGACGGCGTCATGGCGCGCCGCTCGGGGCGCTCCGGGCCGTGGGGGGCGTTCCTCGACTCCACGCTGGACCGCTTCGGCGACGCCGCGATCTTCTCCGGCCTGGTCGTCTGGTACGCCGGTGGCGGGGACGACCGCGTCACGGCGCTCCTCGCGCTGGTGTGCCTGGTGCTGGGGTCGGTGGTCCCGTACGCCCGTGCGCGGGCGGAGGGCCTGGGCATGACCGCGAGCGGCGGCATCGCCGAACGCGCCGACCGGCTGTTCGCGGTGCTCCTCGCGGCGGTCGTGGTCGGGCTCGGCGCGCCGACCGCGGTCATGACGGTCGTCCTCGCGCTCCTGGCGGCCGCGTCGGCCGTGACGGTCGTGCAGCGGGTCGCGACGGTCCGCCGTCAGGTCCGGGAGGCGGCACGGTGA
- the ruvA gene encoding Holliday junction branch migration protein RuvA produces the protein MIASVHGTVLTVRLDSAVVEVGGVGMLVQATPTTLAGLRVGQPARLFTSLVVREDSLTLFGFADADERDVFEVLQTVTGVGPRLALAMLAVHTPDGLRRAVADEDLAALVRVPGIGRKGAQRIVLELGDRLGAPTPAAGAPAPAAGSADHRDQVVDALVGLGWPLRAAQDAVTGVLDGGAEPVGADEVPGVLRAALRVLGGSRA, from the coding sequence GTGATCGCGTCGGTGCACGGGACGGTGCTGACGGTGCGGCTCGACTCCGCCGTCGTCGAGGTCGGCGGCGTCGGGATGCTCGTGCAGGCGACGCCGACGACGCTCGCGGGCCTGCGGGTCGGGCAGCCGGCACGCCTGTTCACGTCCCTCGTCGTCCGCGAGGACTCGCTGACGCTGTTCGGGTTCGCCGACGCGGACGAGCGGGACGTGTTCGAGGTGCTGCAGACCGTCACCGGCGTGGGTCCGCGCCTCGCGCTCGCGATGCTCGCGGTGCACACGCCGGACGGGCTGCGCCGGGCGGTCGCCGACGAGGACCTCGCGGCGCTCGTGCGCGTGCCGGGGATCGGCCGCAAGGGCGCGCAGCGCATCGTCCTCGAGCTCGGGGACCGGCTCGGTGCGCCGACGCCGGCGGCAGGCGCCCCGGCGCCCGCGGCGGGCTCCGCGGACCACCGCGACCAGGTGGTCGACGCGCTCGTCGGCCTCGGCTGGCCCCTGCGTGCGGCGCAGGACGCGGTGACCGGCGTCCTGGACGGCGGGGCCGAGCCCGTCGGGGCGGACGAGGTGCCGGGCGTGCTGCGCGCGGCGCTGCGGGTGCTGGGCGGCTCGCGTGCGTGA
- the ruvC gene encoding crossover junction endodeoxyribonuclease RuvC produces MRVLGVDPGLTRCGLGVVDGLPGRRLRMVAVDVATSDAGLDVDQRLLRIERRIEEYLEEHAPDTVAVERVFAQHNVSTVMGTAQVAGLALVAAARRRIPVAMHTPSEVKAAVTGSGRADKAQVQSMVRRLLDLETAPRPADAADALALAICHLWRPAGALGAPQRAPGSLTAAQRAWAAAEQAARRRA; encoded by the coding sequence GTGCGCGTCCTCGGAGTCGACCCCGGTCTCACCCGCTGCGGCCTGGGGGTCGTGGACGGCCTGCCCGGGCGGCGCCTGCGCATGGTCGCCGTCGACGTCGCGACGTCCGACGCGGGTCTCGACGTGGACCAGCGGCTGCTGCGCATCGAGCGCCGGATCGAGGAGTACCTCGAGGAGCACGCGCCGGACACCGTCGCGGTCGAGCGGGTGTTCGCGCAGCACAACGTGAGCACCGTGATGGGCACCGCGCAGGTCGCCGGGCTGGCCCTGGTCGCCGCCGCGCGCCGCCGCATCCCCGTCGCGATGCACACGCCGAGCGAGGTCAAGGCGGCGGTGACGGGCAGCGGCCGGGCGGACAAGGCGCAGGTCCAGTCGATGGTCCGCCGGCTCCTGGACCTGGAGACCGCACCGCGCCCGGCCGACGCCGCGGACGCCCTCGCGCTGGCGATCTGCCACCTGTGGCGCCCGGCCGGCGCCCTCGGTGCGCCGCAGCGCGCGCCGGGGTCGCTCACGGCGGCGCAGCGCGCCTGGGCGGCGGCGGAGCAGGCCGCGCGACGCCGCGCGTGA
- a CDS encoding glycosyltransferase family 4 protein yields the protein MRVGLVCPYSFDVPGGVQFHVRDLAEALLARGHEVSVLAPAADDTPVPPYLVPAGRAVPVHYNGSVARLTFGPVTANRVRRWLAAGRFDVLHLHEPVTPSLGMLALWIADGPVVATFHTSLVRSRSLQVAYPLVRQSLEKISLRVAVSEDARRTLVEHLGGDAVVIPNGVWVDTFASAGRDERWTGTPEAPTIAFLGRLDEPRKGLSVLLRALPAVLDRYPGARVLVAGTGETGQEQAREALGARAGAVELLGGVSEQDKGRLLASADVYVAPQTGGESFGIVLVEAMAAGATVVASDLGAFARVLDDGEAGVLFRTGDHDDLARTLLAVLGDPARRAAVTAHAARVVGRYDWSAVTDQVLAVYEMAVAGRDAPVGEDPSSLRGARLLELRRSRA from the coding sequence CTGCGCGTCGGCCTCGTCTGCCCGTACTCGTTCGACGTCCCGGGCGGCGTGCAGTTCCACGTCCGCGACCTCGCCGAGGCGCTGCTCGCCCGCGGGCACGAGGTGTCGGTGCTCGCGCCCGCCGCGGACGACACGCCCGTGCCGCCGTACCTCGTCCCGGCGGGGCGCGCGGTGCCCGTGCACTACAACGGCTCCGTCGCGCGCCTGACGTTCGGCCCCGTCACCGCCAACCGTGTGCGGCGCTGGCTCGCGGCCGGACGGTTCGACGTGCTGCACCTGCACGAGCCCGTGACGCCGAGCCTGGGCATGCTCGCGCTGTGGATCGCGGACGGCCCGGTCGTCGCGACCTTCCACACGTCGTTGGTCCGCTCGCGCTCGCTGCAGGTGGCGTACCCGCTCGTGCGCCAGTCCCTCGAGAAGATCTCGCTGCGCGTGGCCGTCTCCGAGGACGCCCGGCGCACGCTCGTCGAGCACCTCGGCGGCGACGCCGTCGTCATCCCGAACGGCGTCTGGGTCGACACGTTCGCGTCCGCCGGCCGGGACGAGCGCTGGACGGGGACGCCCGAGGCGCCCACCATCGCGTTCCTCGGCCGGCTCGACGAGCCGCGCAAGGGGCTGTCCGTGCTGCTGCGCGCGCTGCCCGCGGTGCTGGACCGGTACCCGGGCGCGCGCGTCCTCGTCGCGGGCACGGGTGAGACCGGGCAGGAGCAGGCGCGGGAGGCGCTCGGTGCGCGTGCGGGCGCGGTCGAGCTGCTCGGCGGCGTCAGCGAGCAGGACAAGGGGAGGCTGCTCGCGTCCGCCGACGTGTACGTGGCGCCGCAGACGGGCGGGGAGAGCTTCGGCATCGTGCTCGTCGAGGCCATGGCGGCCGGCGCGACGGTCGTCGCGAGCGACCTCGGCGCGTTCGCGCGCGTGCTCGACGACGGGGAGGCGGGCGTGCTGTTCCGCACCGGCGACCACGACGACCTCGCGCGGACCCTGCTCGCCGTGCTCGGCGACCCCGCGCGGCGGGCCGCGGTGACCGCGCACGCGGCGCGCGTGGTCGGCCGGTACGACTGGTCGGCGGTGACGGACCAGGTGCTCGCGGTGTACGAGATGGCGGTCGCCGGGCGCGATGCGCCGGTGGGCGAGGACCCGTCGTCGCTGCGCGGGGCGCGCCTGCTCGAGCTGCGCCGGAGCCGGGCGTGA
- the ruvB gene encoding Holliday junction branch migration DNA helicase RuvB, which produces MRDDDAREVAGTAAESLVRPGADDLERAAEAALRPRRLDEFVGQRVVRDQLSLVLHAAMNRGRAPDHVLLSGPPGLGKTTLAMIIAAELGTSLRVTSGPAIQHAGDLAAVLSSLEEGEVLFLDEIHRLARPAEELLYVAMEDFRVDVVVGKGAGASAIPLSLPPFTVVGATTRAGLLPAPLRDRFGFTGHLDFYADDELERVLLRSAGLLGVPLDGDAAAEIASRSRGTPRIANRLLRRVRDWAEVRGDGRLTLAAARAALEVYEVDARGLDRLDRSVLEALCLRFGGGPVGLTTLAVAVGEEPETVETVAEPFLVREGLVGRTPRGRVALPAAWDHLGLDRPAPADTLFG; this is translated from the coding sequence GTGCGTGACGACGACGCCCGGGAGGTCGCCGGCACGGCGGCGGAGTCGCTCGTGCGCCCGGGGGCGGACGACCTCGAGCGGGCCGCCGAGGCCGCGCTGCGGCCGCGGCGCCTGGACGAGTTCGTCGGCCAGCGGGTGGTGCGCGACCAGCTGTCGCTCGTGCTGCACGCGGCGATGAACCGCGGCCGCGCGCCCGACCACGTCCTGCTGTCCGGGCCGCCGGGTCTGGGCAAGACGACGCTCGCGATGATCATCGCCGCCGAGCTCGGCACGTCCCTGCGCGTCACCAGCGGCCCGGCGATCCAGCACGCCGGCGACCTCGCTGCGGTGCTGTCCTCGCTCGAGGAGGGCGAGGTGCTCTTCCTCGACGAGATCCACCGCCTCGCGCGGCCGGCGGAGGAGCTGCTCTACGTCGCGATGGAGGACTTCCGGGTCGACGTCGTCGTCGGCAAGGGCGCGGGTGCCAGCGCCATCCCGCTGTCGCTGCCGCCGTTCACCGTCGTGGGGGCCACCACGCGGGCCGGTCTGCTGCCGGCGCCGCTGCGCGACCGGTTCGGGTTCACCGGGCACCTCGACTTCTACGCCGACGACGAGTTGGAGCGCGTCCTGCTGCGCTCGGCCGGGCTCCTCGGCGTCCCCCTCGACGGTGACGCGGCCGCCGAGATCGCGAGCCGGTCCCGCGGCACCCCGCGCATCGCGAACCGTCTGCTGCGGCGGGTGCGCGACTGGGCCGAGGTCCGCGGCGACGGGCGGCTGACGCTCGCTGCGGCGCGGGCCGCCCTGGAGGTCTACGAGGTCGACGCGCGGGGCCTGGACCGACTCGACCGGTCGGTGCTCGAGGCGCTGTGCCTGCGCTTCGGCGGCGGACCCGTCGGGCTCACCACGCTCGCGGTGGCCGTGGGGGAGGAGCCGGAGACGGTGGAGACCGTCGCGGAGCCGTTCCTCGTGCGGGAGGGCCTGGTCGGCCGCACGCCGCGCGGCCGCGTCGCGCTGCCGGCCGCGTGGGACCACCTCGGGCTGGACCGGCCGGCACCCGCCGACACCCTGTTCGGCTGA
- the secD gene encoding protein translocase subunit SecD, with product MTPAVQAQFDELDCTLPENRTGGVPGAADKAFVTCDQEGTAKFILGPVEIEGSDIDTATSGLRTLPSGATTNEWVVNLEFTSSGTPKFTETTTRLATQQQPLNQFAVVLDALVISAPSVNEVIPNGQAEISGTFTRDSAAALANQLSFGSLPISFTVQSEEQISATLGSEQLQRGLLAGLLGLVLVVVYSLIQYRALGLVTVASLVIAAVLTYGVITLLSWWQGYRLSLPGVAGLIVAIGITADSFIVYFERIRDELRDGRSLAAAVETGWRRARRTILASDAVNLLAAIVLYFAAVGGVRGFAFTLGLTTVIDLLVVVCFTHPVMVLLSRTRFFSHGHPWSGLDPRRLGVEPGRPRYVGRGRVVTADREAGGAEPVTSGTSSAAPAPSRQAVAVGAGQQTIAERRAAARAAAAQQETTTDADDASAAGTDAPGSGRPEGSDR from the coding sequence GTGACGCCCGCGGTCCAGGCGCAGTTCGACGAGCTCGACTGCACCCTCCCGGAGAACCGCACGGGCGGCGTCCCCGGCGCCGCGGACAAGGCGTTCGTCACCTGCGACCAGGAGGGGACGGCGAAGTTCATCCTCGGCCCGGTCGAGATCGAGGGCTCGGACATCGACACCGCGACGTCGGGCCTGCGCACGCTGCCCAGCGGCGCGACCACGAACGAGTGGGTCGTCAACCTGGAGTTCACGTCCTCCGGCACGCCGAAGTTCACGGAGACGACGACGCGCCTGGCCACGCAGCAGCAGCCGCTCAACCAGTTCGCGGTCGTGCTCGACGCGCTCGTGATCTCCGCGCCGTCGGTCAACGAGGTCATCCCCAACGGCCAGGCCGAGATCTCCGGCACCTTCACGCGGGACTCCGCCGCCGCGCTCGCCAATCAGCTGAGCTTCGGCTCCCTGCCCATCAGCTTCACGGTGCAGAGCGAGGAGCAGATCTCGGCGACCCTCGGCTCCGAGCAGCTGCAGCGTGGTCTGCTCGCGGGGCTGCTCGGTCTCGTCCTGGTCGTCGTGTACTCGCTGATCCAGTACCGGGCCCTGGGTCTGGTGACGGTGGCCTCGCTGGTCATCGCCGCGGTCCTGACCTACGGCGTGATCACGCTGCTGTCGTGGTGGCAGGGCTACCGCCTCTCGCTGCCGGGCGTCGCGGGCCTCATCGTCGCGATCGGCATCACGGCCGACTCGTTCATCGTGTACTTCGAGCGCATCCGCGACGAGCTGCGCGACGGCCGCTCTCTGGCTGCGGCCGTCGAGACCGGCTGGCGTCGCGCCCGGCGCACGATCCTCGCGTCCGACGCGGTGAACCTCCTCGCGGCGATCGTGCTCTACTTCGCCGCGGTCGGTGGCGTGCGCGGGTTCGCGTTCACGCTGGGACTGACGACGGTCATCGACCTGCTGGTCGTCGTGTGCTTCACGCACCCGGTGATGGTGCTGCTCTCGCGCACGCGCTTCTTCTCGCACGGGCACCCGTGGTCGGGGCTCGACCCCCGGCGGCTCGGGGTGGAGCCCGGCAGGCCCCGCTACGTCGGCCGCGGTCGCGTCGTCACCGCGGACCGCGAGGCCGGAGGGGCCGAGCCCGTCACGAGCGGGACGTCCTCGGCCGCGCCCGCTCCGAGCAGGCAGGCCGTCGCCGTGGGCGCGGGCCAGCAGACCATCGCCGAGCGGCGGGCCGCGGCCCGTGCCGCGGCGGCGCAGCAGGAGACCACGACCGACGCCGACGACGCCTCCGCGGCCGGCACCGACGCGCCCGGCAGCGGGCGTCCCGAGGGGAGCGACCGCTGA
- a CDS encoding YebC/PmpR family DNA-binding transcriptional regulator: MSGHSKWATTKHKKAVIDAKRGKLFAKLIKNIEVAARTGGGDPAGNPTLFDAIQKAKKSSVPNDNIDRAVKRGSGAEAGGADYQTIMYEGYGPGGIAVLVECLTDNRNRAASDVRVAFTRNGGQMADPGSVSYIFSRKGVVIVPKEGTDEDAVMEAVLEAGGEEVTDLGEQFEVLSEATDLVPVRTALQEAGIEYDSADVVFWPSTQIEVDVDGARKILKLIDALEDSDDVQNVYANFDAPDEVMAQLDDE; the protein is encoded by the coding sequence ATGTCGGGTCACTCCAAGTGGGCCACCACCAAGCACAAGAAGGCCGTGATCGACGCGAAGCGCGGCAAGCTCTTCGCGAAGCTCATCAAGAACATCGAGGTCGCGGCCCGCACGGGCGGCGGTGACCCCGCCGGCAACCCCACGCTCTTCGACGCCATCCAGAAGGCGAAGAAGTCGTCGGTGCCGAACGACAACATCGACCGCGCGGTCAAGCGCGGTTCGGGTGCCGAGGCGGGCGGCGCCGACTACCAGACGATCATGTACGAGGGCTACGGCCCCGGGGGCATCGCCGTCCTGGTCGAGTGCCTCACCGACAACCGCAACCGCGCGGCCTCCGACGTGCGCGTGGCGTTCACGCGCAACGGCGGCCAGATGGCCGACCCGGGGTCGGTGTCGTACATCTTCAGCCGCAAGGGCGTCGTCATCGTGCCGAAGGAGGGCACCGACGAGGACGCGGTGATGGAGGCGGTGCTCGAGGCCGGCGGCGAGGAGGTCACCGACCTCGGCGAGCAGTTCGAGGTGCTGTCCGAGGCGACCGACCTCGTGCCCGTCCGCACGGCCCTGCAGGAGGCCGGCATCGAGTACGACTCCGCGGACGTCGTGTTCTGGCCCTCGACGCAGATCGAGGTCGACGTGGACGGTGCGCGCAAGATCCTCAAGCTGATCGACGCTCTCGAGGACTCCGACGACGTCCAGAACGTGTACGCGAACTTCGACGCCCCCGACGAGGTCATGGCGCAGCTCGACGACGAGTGA